The following proteins are co-located in the Siansivirga zeaxanthinifaciens CC-SAMT-1 genome:
- a CDS encoding YfiT family bacillithiol transferase, which yields MTDTNLSNLKYPIGVFVPPVTITTTEIAAWIDALESFPKKLSALVKDLPVLDLETTYRPGGWTVRQVIHHLADSHHNSYTRFKWALTEEKPIIKAYDEVRWAELFDSKTAPINLSLLHLEAVHAKLVYLLRGLTDAELNKCFIHPETQKEVVLKVNIAQYVWHGNHHVAHIEQALKKL from the coding sequence ATGACTGATACCAACCTTTCAAATTTAAAATATCCCATAGGGGTTTTTGTTCCACCTGTTACCATCACTACAACCGAAATTGCAGCCTGGATAGATGCCTTAGAAAGTTTTCCAAAAAAGCTATCGGCCTTAGTAAAAGATTTACCAGTATTGGATCTTGAAACCACATACAGACCAGGAGGTTGGACTGTTAGACAAGTGATTCATCATTTGGCTGATAGTCATCATAACAGCTACACACGTTTTAAATGGGCTTTAACAGAAGAGAAACCCATTATAAAGGCTTATGATGAAGTACGATGGGCAGAATTATTCGATTCGAAAACAGCACCAATTAATTTATCCTTACTGCATTTGGAGGCGGTGCACGCCAAACTTGTTTATTTATTGAGGGGTTTAACAGATGCGGAATTAAATAAATGTTTCATTCATCCTGAAACACAAAAAGAAGTTGTTTTAAAAGTGAATATAGCCCAATATGTATGGCATGGAAATCATCATGTTGCTCATATAGAACAGGCCTTAAAAAAGCTTTAA
- a CDS encoding GNAT family N-acetyltransferase, with translation MIRPVTLEDAKQIVAIYNHYVLNTVVTFDETPFSVEDFEHKIASISSQYPFIVYEEAGEILGYAYANKWREKAAYKYSVESTIYLKPEALGKHLGSLLYSELIQLLKAEKYHAVVGGLTLPNEASVKLHEKFGFEKVAHFKEVGLKFNTWLDVGFWQLTLD, from the coding sequence ATGATTAGACCGGTAACGCTTGAAGATGCTAAACAAATAGTGGCTATATACAACCATTATGTTTTAAATACTGTGGTTACTTTTGATGAAACCCCTTTTTCTGTTGAAGATTTTGAACATAAAATAGCAAGCATCTCTTCACAATATCCCTTTATTGTTTATGAGGAAGCCGGGGAGATTTTAGGTTACGCCTATGCTAATAAATGGCGTGAAAAGGCGGCTTATAAATATTCGGTAGAGAGTACCATTTATTTAAAGCCCGAGGCCCTTGGCAAACACTTGGGTAGTTTGTTGTATTCTGAATTAATTCAACTTTTAAAAGCTGAAAAATACCATGCTGTTGTTGGTGGATTAACCTTACCCAATGAAGCTAGTGTAAAACTACATGAGAAATTCGGATTTGAAAAAGTAGCCCATTTTAAAGAGGTGGGTTTAAAATTCAATACATGGTTAGATGTGGGCTTTTGGCAACTAACCTTAGATTAG
- a CDS encoding thioredoxin family protein yields the protein MANTPSNMLPLGTKAPYFELPDTVSNTLLNLNQLQGKNATVVMFICNHCPFVIHVNKQMVAIANQYQTQGIGFIAISSNDAIKYPQDGPDKMKVHAVNEQYPFPYLYDESQDIAKAYDAACTPDFFIFNKDLELVYRGQLDDSRPGNGLPVTGADVRNALDCILENQPNNKLQKPSIGCNIKWKN from the coding sequence ATGGCAAATACGCCTTCAAATATGCTGCCTTTAGGCACAAAAGCACCTTATTTTGAATTACCAGACACGGTAAGCAACACATTGTTAAACCTAAATCAACTACAAGGTAAAAACGCAACGGTTGTAATGTTTATTTGCAATCACTGCCCGTTTGTTATTCATGTAAATAAACAAATGGTAGCTATTGCTAACCAATATCAAACCCAGGGCATTGGTTTTATCGCCATATCGAGTAACGATGCTATAAAATATCCTCAGGATGGTCCAGACAAAATGAAAGTTCATGCCGTTAACGAACAGTATCCCTTTCCATATTTGTATGATGAAAGCCAGGACATTGCCAAAGCTTACGATGCCGCCTGTACACCCGATTTTTTTATATTTAACAAAGACTTAGAACTGGTTTACAGAGGCCAACTAGACGATTCCAGACCGGGAAACGGCCTGCCTGTTACTGGTGCAGATGTTCGTAATGCATTAGATTGCATCCTTGAAAACCAACCAAATAACAAATTACAAAAACCTAGTATTGGTTGCAATATTAAATGGAAAAACTAA
- a CDS encoding tRNA-binding protein: protein MKQLITFEDFSKIDLRVGTIIEVNDFPEARNPAYQLTIDFGSLGIKNSSAQITTLYKKEALLGRQLVAVVNFPRKQIGKFMSACLVLGAVNNKDVYLLHPEMNVKNGSLVS from the coding sequence ATGAAACAGCTAATAACTTTTGAAGATTTTAGTAAAATTGATTTACGTGTAGGCACTATTATTGAAGTAAACGATTTTCCTGAAGCCAGAAATCCGGCCTATCAACTCACGATTGACTTTGGATCTTTGGGGATTAAAAATTCTTCGGCTCAAATTACAACACTTTATAAAAAGGAAGCCTTGCTGGGCAGACAGCTTGTTGCTGTTGTTAATTTTCCTAGAAAACAAATAGGAAAGTTTATGAGCGCCTGTTTAGTTCTGGGAGCAGTAAACAATAAAGATGTTTATTTGTTACACCCCGAAATGAACGTTAAGAACGGGAGTTTGGTGAGTTAA
- a CDS encoding PUR family DNA/RNA-binding protein, producing MNNNDMMEKEEIFSKVLRAGRRTYFFDVRSTKADDYYLTITESKKFTNDDGSFHYKKHKIYIYKEDFTEFKDILSEMTDYIINEKGDEVISERHQKDFKKEYEIEDDADEDIINKSPESFTDIDFDDI from the coding sequence ATGAACAATAATGACATGATGGAGAAAGAGGAGATTTTTTCTAAAGTATTAAGAGCAGGAAGACGTACATATTTTTTTGATGTAAGATCGACAAAGGCCGATGATTATTATTTAACAATTACCGAAAGCAAAAAATTCACTAACGACGACGGATCTTTCCACTATAAAAAACATAAAATTTATATTTATAAAGAAGATTTCACTGAGTTTAAGGACATTTTATCTGAAATGACCGATTACATCATTAACGAAAAAGGTGATGAAGTAATTAGTGAGCGCCACCAAAAAGATTTTAAAAAGGAATACGAGATAGAAGATGATGCAGATGAGGACATCATTAACAAATCACCTGAAAGTTTTACAGATATCGATTTTGATGATATTTAA
- a CDS encoding ABC transporter ATP-binding protein: MKELQHLNKYFLKYKKQLLFGIVITIVARIFLLFTPRYVREIFIVVEKYLKGELTEAAIKSDLIEIIIYIIGAAIIGGILTFYMRQYIINVSRYIEFDLKNEVYEQYQKLSLNFYKKNRTGDLMNRISEDVGKVRMYAGPAIMYSINTITLFVIAIIYMFKEAPLLTLYTIIPLPVLSVAIYKLSKEIHKRSTIVQECLSTLSTYTQESFSGISVIKAYGIEKQTATSFEELANLSREKQISLAKVEAWFFPMMILLIGASNLLVIYIGGMQYINGEIESLGTIAEFIIYVNILTWPVATVGWVTSIVQQAEASQKRINEFLKIQPEITNKVTTETPVSGDINFNNVSFTYDDTNIQALNGVSFTIKEGETLAILGKTGSGKSTILDLIGRLYDVDSGEITINKTPLDQFNLNNLRDSIGYVPQDAFLFSDTIKNNIKFGKESATDEEVIEAAKNAHVHKNIIKFNKGYDTILGERGITLSGGQKQRVSIARAIIKAPKILLFDDCLSAVDTETEEKILKNLFKISKGKTSVIVSHRVSSAKNAHKIIVLDNGKIIQEGTHEQLINVDGYYKNLYLKQLNTTGITNDLKAD, from the coding sequence ATGAAAGAATTACAACACCTTAATAAATATTTTTTAAAATACAAAAAGCAGCTTCTGTTTGGTATTGTAATAACAATTGTAGCCCGAATATTTTTACTTTTTACGCCACGATATGTACGCGAAATATTTATTGTTGTTGAAAAATATTTAAAAGGAGAACTCACTGAAGCCGCCATAAAAAGCGATTTAATTGAAATTATTATATACATTATTGGTGCGGCCATTATTGGTGGCATTCTTACATTTTACATGCGCCAATACATTATTAATGTTTCCAGATATATCGAATTCGATTTAAAAAACGAAGTTTACGAGCAATATCAAAAACTATCATTAAACTTTTATAAAAAAAACAGAACGGGCGATTTAATGAATCGCATTAGTGAAGACGTAGGTAAAGTGCGCATGTATGCTGGTCCCGCCATTATGTATAGCATAAATACCATCACTTTATTTGTAATTGCTATTATTTATATGTTTAAAGAAGCGCCATTACTAACATTATACACCATTATTCCATTACCTGTTTTATCGGTGGCTATCTATAAATTGAGTAAAGAAATTCACAAACGTAGCACCATAGTACAAGAATGTTTATCGACTTTATCGACCTACACACAAGAATCTTTTAGTGGTATTTCTGTTATTAAAGCCTACGGAATAGAAAAGCAAACAGCAACCAGTTTCGAAGAATTAGCAAACCTAAGCCGAGAAAAACAAATAAGTTTAGCAAAAGTTGAAGCCTGGTTTTTCCCCATGATGATTTTGCTTATTGGCGCCAGTAATTTATTGGTGATTTATATTGGTGGTATGCAATACATAAATGGTGAAATAGAAAGTTTAGGCACCATTGCCGAGTTTATTATATATGTAAATATTTTAACCTGGCCTGTGGCAACAGTAGGTTGGGTAACGTCTATTGTTCAGCAAGCTGAAGCCTCGCAAAAACGAATTAATGAATTCTTAAAAATTCAACCCGAAATAACCAATAAGGTAACAACGGAAACACCCGTATCTGGAGACATCAACTTTAACAACGTGTCTTTCACTTACGACGATACCAACATACAAGCGCTTAATGGCGTTAGTTTTACTATTAAAGAAGGGGAAACGCTAGCGATTCTTGGTAAAACAGGGTCTGGAAAATCTACTATTTTAGATTTAATAGGACGATTATATGATGTGGATTCAGGTGAAATTACCATTAACAAAACCCCATTAGACCAATTTAATCTTAATAATTTAAGAGATAGTATTGGCTACGTGCCTCAAGACGCATTTTTGTTCTCTGATACGATTAAAAACAATATTAAATTCGGAAAAGAAAGTGCCACCGATGAAGAAGTGATTGAGGCTGCTAAAAATGCCCATGTACACAAAAACATTATTAAGTTTAACAAAGGCTACGACACTATTTTAGGTGAACGTGGTATTACCTTGTCTGGCGGACAAAAACAACGTGTTTCTATTGCCAGAGCGATAATAAAAGCGCCTAAAATTTTATTGTTCGACGATTGCCTATCTGCTGTAGATACCGAAACAGAAGAGAAAATACTTAAAAACCTATTTAAAATTAGTAAAGGAAAAACTTCGGTTATTGTGAGCCACAGAGTATCGTCGGCAAAAAATGCCCATAAAATTATTGTACTCGACAACGGGAAAATAATTCAGGAAGGCACCCACGAGCAACTAATTAATGTCGATGGTTATTACAAAAATTTGTATTTAAAACAACTAAACACAACCGGTATTACTAACGACTTAAAAGCTGATTAA
- the nusB gene encoding transcription antitermination factor NusB, which yields MLNRRHIRVKVMQTLYAYKGGESDDFSKDQKFLLFSIDNMYNLYLLLISLLIEVQKRAENDLEKKQKKHLPTKEDTNPNKKFVNNQLLKLLKENFQLNNLFETHQVRNWELDNEYVDLIFKSILASDLYAEYMKTRVSDFKEDKDFIVDVFKDIIAPNNKLYDYLEDKNLTWLDDLPTVNTTILKLLRKAKLNSDDGYFTPKLYKDLDDKQFAIDLFRKTLLNRSAINKEIDGKTQNWDSERIANIDYILLQMAICELKNFPSIPVKVTMNEYLEIAKEYSTPKSSIFINGILDKLVKEYEEAGSLKKVGRGLI from the coding sequence ATGCTAAACAGAAGACATATTCGTGTAAAAGTAATGCAAACGCTTTATGCCTACAAAGGTGGAGAAAGTGACGATTTTTCTAAAGATCAAAAATTCTTATTGTTTAGTATAGATAACATGTACAATTTGTATTTGCTATTAATTTCTTTATTAATTGAAGTGCAAAAGCGTGCTGAAAACGATTTAGAAAAAAAGCAGAAAAAACACTTACCTACCAAAGAAGACACCAACCCGAACAAAAAGTTTGTCAACAATCAATTATTAAAATTACTTAAAGAGAATTTTCAATTAAACAATCTTTTTGAAACCCATCAGGTTAGAAACTGGGAATTAGATAACGAGTATGTCGATCTTATTTTTAAATCGATTCTTGCTAGTGATTTGTATGCCGAATACATGAAAACGCGTGTATCTGATTTTAAAGAGGATAAAGATTTTATTGTTGATGTTTTTAAAGACATTATAGCCCCAAACAATAAGCTTTATGATTATTTAGAAGATAAAAATTTAACCTGGTTAGACGATCTTCCAACGGTTAACACCACCATTTTAAAGTTACTGCGTAAAGCAAAATTAAATAGTGATGATGGGTACTTTACACCAAAACTGTACAAAGATTTAGACGATAAACAATTTGCTATCGATTTATTTAGAAAAACACTTTTAAACCGAAGCGCCATCAATAAAGAAATTGATGGAAAAACCCAAAATTGGGATTCAGAGCGTATTGCAAACATTGATTATATTTTGTTGCAAATGGCTATTTGTGAGTTGAAAAATTTCCCATCGATACCAGTTAAAGTAACCATGAACGAATATTTAGAAATTGCCAAAGAATACTCAACGCCAAAAAGCAGTATTTTTATTAATGGTATTCTAGATAAGTTGGTAAAAGAATATGAAGAAGCTGGTAGCTTAAAAAAAGTAGGCCGAGGTTTAATCTAA
- a CDS encoding DUF1573 domain-containing protein has protein sequence MKRIILGLSTLCLLVVTSCKEDASKKIEEANVTAAAERDANASKFPQIEFDKVEHDFGEIEKGTSVETTFNYKNTGDAPLVITDIKSSCGCTVPQDWSKEPLAPGESGKFSVKYNGSGANNITKTITVTANTEKGTEVVKIKAFVKPDPATVVN, from the coding sequence ATGAAAAGAATAATATTAGGATTAAGCACACTTTGTTTATTAGTAGTTACTTCATGTAAAGAAGATGCTTCAAAAAAAATTGAAGAAGCTAATGTTACCGCTGCTGCGGAACGTGATGCTAACGCTTCAAAATTTCCACAAATTGAGTTCGATAAAGTAGAGCATGATTTTGGAGAAATAGAAAAAGGAACTTCTGTTGAAACCACCTTTAATTATAAAAATACAGGAGATGCGCCTTTAGTGATAACAGATATTAAAAGCTCTTGTGGTTGTACTGTACCGCAAGATTGGAGTAAAGAGCCATTAGCACCAGGCGAATCTGGAAAATTTTCGGTAAAATATAATGGTAGCGGTGCCAACAACATCACAAAAACTATTACCGTTACGGCGAATACAGAAAAAGGAACAGAGGTTGTAAAAATTAAAGCCTTTGTAAAACCAGATCCTGCAACCGTAGTAAACTAA
- the yajC gene encoding preprotein translocase subunit YajC, with protein MEGIGQFMPFILMFVVVYFFMIAPQMKRAKKEKKFNAELKKGDKVITKSGLHAKVLELNDKDGSCILETMSGKVKFERSAISMELSTKLNAPAK; from the coding sequence ATGGAAGGAATCGGTCAATTTATGCCGTTTATACTAATGTTTGTAGTCGTGTATTTCTTTATGATAGCACCACAAATGAAACGTGCTAAGAAAGAAAAGAAATTCAACGCCGAATTAAAAAAAGGTGATAAAGTAATTACCAAAAGCGGATTGCATGCTAAGGTGTTAGAACTAAACGATAAAGACGGAAGTTGTATTTTAGAAACAATGTCTGGTAAAGTTAAGTTTGAACGCTCTGCAATATCCATGGAGTTAAGCACAAAATTAAACGCTCCAGCTAAATAA
- a CDS encoding GNAT family N-acetyltransferase gives MKIKTFDAYSRLSHMDINRLTQFIYDHSGDYRDRKSAIKKSLLYAMKDLPGLGGYVFVMETKEDILGALVVNKTGMNEYIPENILVYLSVNKDYRGQGIAKKLIDYTLKYCKGDISLFINKNNEVLKFFESNGFKSRNIEMRLTRSSI, from the coding sequence ATGAAAATTAAAACCTTTGATGCTTATTCGAGGTTATCGCATATGGATATTAATAGATTAACCCAATTTATTTACGACCATTCTGGCGATTACCGAGACCGTAAAAGTGCCATTAAAAAATCTTTGCTTTATGCAATGAAAGACCTTCCGGGTTTAGGTGGTTATGTTTTTGTTATGGAAACTAAAGAAGATATTTTGGGTGCTTTGGTTGTAAATAAAACGGGAATGAACGAATACATACCAGAGAATATTCTGGTCTATTTGTCTGTAAACAAAGATTATAGAGGTCAGGGCATTGCGAAAAAGCTAATTGATTATACACTTAAATATTGTAAAGGAGACATTTCGCTGTTTATTAATAAAAATAACGAGGTGCTTAAATTTTTCGAATCAAACGGATTTAAATCCAGAAATATAGAAATGCGTTTAACGCGTTCATCTATTTAA
- the proC gene encoding pyrroline-5-carboxylate reductase — MKVLVIGAGNMGLTYAEGMSKSKLLKKRNIMVLDNSEEKLEALNKIAHFDAYSELADCVPQADIIFVAVKPYHAESLFQAIKPMVNNDQIIVSIMAGVTINSITSLTGVTKVVRAMPNLPAQIGQGLTSFVASPDVTKIELLTVDSLLGTTGKSIQVDNENLIDASTGISGSGPAYVFYFMQSMMEAAMQMGFSKNDATLLVSQTFTGAVELFSQSNLSPNSWMDRVASKGGTTRAALDSMEDNNVNELIKEAAFAAFNRAIELGKEH; from the coding sequence ATGAAAGTATTAGTAATAGGCGCAGGAAATATGGGACTAACCTATGCCGAAGGTATGTCTAAATCGAAGTTGCTCAAAAAGCGTAACATCATGGTTTTAGATAACTCTGAAGAAAAGTTAGAAGCATTAAATAAAATAGCTCATTTTGACGCCTATAGTGAATTGGCCGATTGCGTGCCTCAAGCAGATATTATATTTGTGGCCGTTAAGCCTTATCACGCCGAAAGTTTATTTCAGGCCATTAAACCTATGGTAAACAACGACCAGATTATTGTTTCAATAATGGCTGGTGTTACCATCAATTCTATTACATCTTTAACAGGCGTCACCAAAGTAGTACGTGCAATGCCTAATTTACCAGCTCAAATAGGGCAGGGGTTAACGTCGTTTGTAGCATCTCCCGATGTTACAAAAATTGAATTGTTAACAGTAGACAGTCTTTTAGGCACTACTGGAAAATCCATTCAAGTAGATAATGAAAATCTCATCGACGCTTCTACAGGTATTTCAGGTAGTGGACCCGCTTATGTTTTTTATTTCATGCAAAGTATGATGGAAGCTGCCATGCAAATGGGCTTCTCAAAAAACGATGCAACCCTTTTGGTTAGTCAGACTTTTACAGGTGCTGTCGAATTATTTAGTCAATCAAATTTATCGCCCAATTCATGGATGGATCGTGTGGCATCTAAAGGGGGTACAACCCGTGCTGCCCTAGACTCTATGGAAGACAATAACGTAAATGAATTAATTAAAGAAGCGGCCTTTGCTGCATTTAACCGAGCAATAGAATTAGGAAAAGAACATTAA
- the proB gene encoding glutamate 5-kinase, with product MYKQRIVIKVGTNVMTNRDNKIVRPVLKQLVRQIAELYERDIITILVSSGSVIAGKEVLGKSSIKNKTQKRQVYSAIGQPRMMRLYYNIFHDYGMKCAQVLPTKRDFSPGIHRQNMINCCEGLLAEGVIPIANEDDAVSVTMSMFSDNDELASLIAQLINADKLIILTDIHGVYTGHPDAENSNLISNIDPSENLDKYIQENDKGEGEGRGGMGSKLDYAQQAAAHNIPTYIANGKKDNTIIDIIDGKAVGTKVSL from the coding sequence ATGTATAAACAAAGAATAGTCATTAAAGTAGGAACTAACGTAATGACTAACAGAGACAACAAAATCGTTAGACCCGTATTAAAACAATTAGTACGACAAATTGCCGAATTATACGAACGCGACATTATAACCATTTTGGTTTCATCGGGGTCTGTAATTGCAGGTAAAGAAGTACTTGGTAAATCAAGTATAAAAAACAAAACGCAAAAACGACAAGTGTATTCGGCCATTGGACAACCCAGAATGATGCGCTTGTATTACAATATTTTTCACGATTACGGAATGAAATGTGCGCAGGTATTACCAACAAAGCGCGATTTTAGTCCGGGCATACACAGACAAAATATGATAAATTGCTGCGAAGGATTGCTGGCTGAAGGCGTGATACCTATTGCAAATGAAGATGATGCCGTATCTGTAACCATGTCTATGTTTTCAGATAATGATGAACTTGCGAGTTTAATTGCCCAATTAATTAACGCCGATAAACTTATTATCTTAACCGATATTCATGGCGTTTATACCGGGCACCCAGATGCAGAAAATAGTAATTTAATTTCTAACATCGATCCTTCAGAGAATTTAGATAAGTACATACAAGAGAACGATAAAGGCGAAGGCGAAGGCCGTGGCGGTATGGGTTCTAAATTAGACTACGCGCAACAAGCCGCAGCACACAACATTCCAACATATATAGCAAACGGAAAAAAAGATAATACCATTATAGATATTATAGATGGTAAAGCTGTTGGAACTAAAGTTTCACTTTAA
- a CDS encoding glutamate-5-semialdehyde dehydrogenase — protein MKLISTDIKNMVLKSMVRILDEKNTALLEANKKDLDAFTRDDQAMYDRLIIDDKKIKSMQKALLEVQSQDDPVDQTISHVTLNDGLQIVNKTAPFGTIMIIYESRPDVTIEAASLAFKSNNKILLKGGKEAYNSNKLLVEFWHEALHEHGLSENYIQLLHLNRKETQAFLKNPTQPIDLIVPRGGEQLIAFVKEHAHCAVLVSGRGNNFLYINKNCNWEQTLEVILNAKTAKISACNALDNILVDKHIPNYEEKLKALNRILNLNGVKVLVDAEAFKILKNETLIEDDAIWNEEFLAMKCCIGIVEDAEEAIAVINKYSGGHSAAIMTTDAAVADTFMQQVDCAAVYKNASTRFTDGGSMGVGAELAISTDKLHHRGPLGLKQLVTNKYYVFGDGHVRV, from the coding sequence ATGAAATTAATTTCAACCGATATAAAAAATATGGTTTTAAAAAGCATGGTTCGTATTTTAGATGAAAAAAATACGGCGCTTTTAGAAGCCAATAAAAAAGATTTAGACGCTTTTACACGCGATGATCAAGCGATGTACGATCGTTTAATTATAGATGATAAGAAAATAAAAAGCATGCAAAAAGCACTTTTAGAAGTGCAATCGCAAGACGACCCTGTAGATCAAACCATAAGCCATGTAACATTAAACGACGGCTTGCAAATTGTAAATAAAACAGCTCCTTTTGGAACGATTATGATTATTTACGAGTCACGTCCCGATGTTACCATTGAAGCAGCTTCTTTAGCATTTAAATCAAATAATAAAATACTTTTAAAAGGCGGTAAAGAAGCCTATAATAGTAACAAGCTTTTGGTCGAGTTTTGGCATGAAGCCTTGCATGAGCATGGTTTGAGTGAAAATTACATTCAACTACTGCATTTAAACAGAAAGGAAACTCAGGCTTTTCTTAAAAACCCAACCCAACCCATAGATTTAATTGTGCCCAGAGGTGGCGAACAATTAATAGCTTTTGTTAAAGAGCATGCTCATTGTGCCGTCTTGGTTAGTGGTAGAGGGAACAACTTTTTATATATAAATAAAAATTGTAATTGGGAGCAAACCTTAGAAGTTATTCTGAATGCAAAAACAGCCAAAATTTCGGCATGTAACGCATTAGACAATATTCTTGTGGATAAACACATTCCTAATTACGAAGAAAAATTAAAAGCACTCAATCGCATTCTAAATTTAAATGGTGTTAAGGTTTTAGTTGATGCTGAAGCATTTAAAATTTTGAAAAACGAAACCTTAATTGAAGATGATGCCATTTGGAATGAAGAGTTTTTAGCTATGAAATGTTGTATAGGCATTGTAGAAGATGCAGAGGAAGCTATTGCGGTAATTAATAAATATTCTGGAGGCCATTCGGCAGCTATCATGACAACGGATGCTGCTGTTGCCGATACCTTTATGCAACAAGTAGATTGCGCTGCAGTTTATAAAAATGCCTCAACACGTTTTACCGATGGTGGTTCTATGGGTGTGGGCGCAGAATTAGCCATTAGTACAGATAAATTACATCACCGTGGCCCTTTAGGTTTAAAACAACTGGTTACAAATAAATATTATGTTTTTGGTGATGGCCATGTACGTGTTTAA
- a CDS encoding META domain-containing protein — protein sequence MKTLNTFVMLCIAIFTLSCASTKNTNSTALYDTTWELEYLTGPRIAFDGLFPDKKPYITFDKTNGVVSGNNGCNGYSAPFTIKNNNITFGEPGPSTLMYCGEGEVFFLNTIKKVNKFNVDSKGKLHLMLDDLTMMTFKKQ from the coding sequence ATGAAAACTTTAAATACTTTTGTTATGCTTTGCATAGCCATTTTTACATTAAGCTGTGCATCAACTAAAAACACGAACAGTACCGCCCTTTACGATACAACCTGGGAATTAGAATATTTAACAGGACCCCGAATAGCCTTCGATGGCCTATTTCCTGATAAAAAACCATACATAACTTTCGATAAAACTAATGGTGTAGTATCTGGTAACAATGGTTGTAATGGCTACTCCGCCCCTTTTACAATAAAAAATAACAACATCACTTTTGGAGAACCAGGTCCCTCAACATTAATGTATTGTGGCGAAGGCGAAGTTTTCTTTTTAAATACGATTAAAAAAGTAAATAAATTTAATGTAGACAGTAAGGGTAAGCTTCATTTAATGCTCGACGACCTGACTATGATGACGTTTAAAAAACAATAA
- a CDS encoding cupin domain-containing protein codes for MKISKDKIKVKMEIPGAVIRQHINFGDATGLSTISGEYFSLSKGVDTTPLFMGLEGNLCQCPHWGYLISGQVTATDTKGDKEIVEANDLFYWPPGHNVAVDADAEIIMFSPQKLHSHVISHMIDKVNQ; via the coding sequence ATGAAAATATCAAAAGACAAGATTAAAGTAAAAATGGAAATTCCAGGAGCCGTTATTCGTCAGCACATAAATTTTGGCGACGCTACGGGCTTAAGTACAATTAGTGGTGAATATTTTAGCCTATCTAAAGGTGTAGATACCACACCATTATTTATGGGTTTAGAGGGTAATTTGTGCCAATGTCCGCATTGGGGGTATTTAATATCTGGGCAAGTTACCGCAACAGATACCAAAGGCGATAAAGAAATTGTTGAAGCAAACGACCTATTTTATTGGCCACCGGGACATAATGTTGCTGTTGATGCCGATGCAGAAATAATCATGTTTAGTCCTCAAAAACTACATTCGCATGTTATTTCACACATGATAGACAAAGTAAATCAATAA